A stretch of Microbulbifer sp. SAOS-129_SWC DNA encodes these proteins:
- a CDS encoding DUF2789 domain-containing protein — protein METTGFHSLNDLFAQLGLSSEDAAIDEFLARHHLDGEEKLAKAPFWSDGQRSFLEEAIEDDSDWCEAVDELDTLLRH, from the coding sequence ATGGAAACCACCGGCTTTCACTCGCTGAATGACCTTTTTGCCCAGCTGGGCCTGTCCTCAGAGGACGCCGCTATCGATGAGTTTCTGGCTCGCCACCACCTTGATGGCGAAGAGAAACTGGCCAAGGCGCCCTTCTGGTCGGATGGACAGCGCAGCTTCCTCGAAGAGGCCATCGAGGACGACTCCGACTGGTGCGAGGCGGTAGACGAGCTGGACACACTGCTGCGTCACTGA
- a CDS encoding MBL fold metallo-hydrolase, whose translation MALRFASLGSGSKGNGTLVASGEHCLLVDCGFTIKETERRMARLGLSPADLGAILVTHEHSDHLSGVAPLARKYRLPVYLTPGTLRARDIGTLPEIHLIEGHQPFAVADIQVTPVAVPHDAREAAQFVFRSRGASLGLLTDLGTVTPHVEEHFAGCDALVLEANHDPQMLAQGPYPASLKRRVGGAYGHLSNQQAAGFLQRVGCEGLQHLVVAHISEKNNTVELARSALADAAERAANCIFACQQQGFDWLDIHKRSG comes from the coding sequence GTGGCGCTCAGATTTGCTTCACTGGGCAGTGGCAGCAAGGGTAACGGCACGCTGGTCGCCTCGGGCGAACACTGCCTGCTGGTGGATTGCGGCTTTACCATCAAGGAGACCGAGCGGCGCATGGCGCGGCTCGGTCTGTCGCCCGCCGACCTCGGCGCCATCCTGGTTACCCACGAGCACAGCGATCACCTCTCCGGTGTGGCGCCGCTGGCGCGCAAATACCGCCTTCCCGTCTACCTGACTCCCGGCACGCTGCGCGCGCGCGATATCGGCACCCTGCCGGAAATCCACCTGATCGAGGGGCACCAGCCCTTTGCGGTGGCGGATATCCAGGTCACGCCGGTGGCGGTGCCTCACGACGCGCGCGAAGCGGCGCAATTCGTCTTCCGCAGTCGCGGCGCCAGCCTGGGCCTGCTCACCGACCTGGGTACGGTCACGCCCCACGTGGAGGAGCATTTCGCCGGCTGCGATGCGCTGGTGCTGGAGGCCAACCACGATCCGCAAATGCTGGCCCAGGGGCCCTATCCGGCGTCGCTGAAACGCCGCGTTGGCGGTGCCTACGGGCACCTCAGTAACCAGCAGGCGGCGGGTTTCCTGCAGCGCGTCGGCTGTGAAGGGCTGCAGCATCTGGTGGTGGCCCATATCAGCGAAAAGAACAACACCGTCGAACTGGCCCGCTCCGCGCTGGCAGACGCCGCCGAGCGCGCGGCCAACTGCATTTTTGCCTGCCAGCAACAGGGCTTCGACTGGCTGGATATCCACAAGCGCAGCGGCTGA
- a CDS encoding sulfite exporter TauE/SafE family protein, which yields METLLIYLLVGAGAGTIAGLFGVGGGLIIVPALVLVFAAQGIAPEILTHMAVATSLATIVITSLSSIRTHHLKGAVDWSVFRVMAPGILLGSWLGGVTAHLLPGAWLQLLIGIFAVLMAARMWLAGRRRAELPGVDDSHLPAAPLLTGVGALIGWGSAIFGIGGGSLTVPFLSRCRVQMQRAVATSAACGLPIAIAGAISFIVQGWGEPQLPAWSSGYVYWPAFFGIVLASAICARFGALLAHRLSPQLLKSCFAGLLLVIGARFIWLNAGLLFG from the coding sequence ATGGAAACTCTGCTGATCTACCTGCTGGTCGGTGCCGGCGCGGGCACCATTGCCGGGCTGTTCGGTGTCGGTGGTGGCCTGATTATCGTACCGGCGCTGGTGCTGGTCTTTGCCGCCCAGGGCATCGCGCCGGAAATCCTTACCCATATGGCGGTGGCCACGTCGCTGGCGACCATTGTCATTACTTCGCTCAGCTCCATCCGCACCCACCACCTGAAAGGCGCCGTGGATTGGTCGGTATTCCGCGTCATGGCACCGGGAATTCTGCTCGGTTCGTGGCTCGGCGGAGTGACTGCCCACTTACTGCCGGGGGCCTGGCTGCAACTGTTGATTGGCATTTTCGCCGTGCTGATGGCGGCGCGCATGTGGCTGGCGGGCCGCCGCCGCGCGGAGTTGCCCGGCGTTGACGACAGCCATTTGCCGGCGGCGCCGCTGTTGACCGGCGTCGGCGCGCTGATTGGCTGGGGCTCCGCCATCTTCGGTATCGGCGGCGGCTCGCTGACGGTGCCTTTCCTGTCTCGCTGCCGGGTACAGATGCAGCGCGCCGTTGCCACCTCTGCGGCCTGCGGCCTGCCGATTGCGATTGCCGGTGCGATCAGTTTTATCGTGCAGGGCTGGGGCGAACCGCAGCTGCCGGCCTGGAGTAGCGGCTATGTCTACTGGCCGGCGTTTTTCGGCATCGTGCTGGCCAGTGCCATCTGCGCGCGCTTCGGTGCGCTGCTCGCCCACCGGCTGTCGCCGCAGCTGTTGAAGAGCTGCTTTGCGGGCCTGCTGCTGGTGATCGGAGCGCGTTTTATCTGGTTGAATGCGGGACTGCTGTTCGGTTGA
- a CDS encoding peptide MFS transporter: MTSKTYQNSDGFFGHPKGLSTLFFTEMWERMSYYGMRALLVLFMTASLQKEGLAFTVAAATAIYGLYTGAVYFLGLPGGWIADRLIGGQRAIFYGGIIIMCGHIVLAIPNDGTFFIGLILVASGTGLLKPNISALVGHLYAPDDVRRDSGYALYYMGINIGSVLGYTVCGYFGEDIGWHWGFGAAAVGMALGLVQYRKTIHNLGDASQLPENPMAPERAKTAWRVIGALVLATALVTGLALADVFTINPVVVAQYVAVAFSLMFFVYYGFIYFGGGLTAAEKKKLWALFFVCLASACFWSGFEQAGSSLNLFGRDYTDRIIGSFQFPASWFQNANPLFIILLSPFFAALWVNLGKRMVSPSYSMKCAIGLIIMASGFIVMFFAAQYAASGLKVAPYWLVATYFLHTVGELCLSPVALSAISKLSPRRFAGQMMGVFVLTYSIGNIISGLLAGNFDPNNIEQLPNLYLQISLFSIGIGIVIALLSLKSKIWEQGGEATSPAPEGEAKTA, encoded by the coding sequence ATGACGTCGAAAACATACCAAAACAGCGACGGCTTTTTCGGGCATCCCAAGGGCCTCTCGACCCTGTTCTTCACCGAGATGTGGGAGCGGATGAGCTACTACGGCATGCGGGCGCTACTCGTGTTGTTCATGACCGCGAGTCTGCAGAAAGAAGGCCTCGCCTTCACCGTTGCCGCAGCAACAGCCATCTACGGTCTCTATACGGGCGCAGTCTATTTTCTCGGTCTGCCCGGCGGCTGGATTGCCGACCGCCTGATCGGCGGTCAGCGCGCGATCTTCTATGGCGGCATCATCATCATGTGCGGCCATATCGTGCTGGCCATTCCCAATGACGGCACCTTTTTCATCGGCCTGATCCTGGTCGCCTCCGGCACCGGGCTGTTGAAGCCCAACATCAGCGCCCTGGTCGGCCACCTTTACGCCCCGGATGACGTGCGCCGCGACAGTGGCTATGCGCTCTACTACATGGGCATCAATATCGGTTCTGTCCTCGGCTACACCGTGTGCGGTTATTTCGGTGAAGACATAGGCTGGCACTGGGGCTTCGGCGCCGCGGCCGTGGGCATGGCGCTCGGCCTGGTCCAGTATCGCAAAACCATCCACAACCTGGGCGATGCCAGCCAGCTGCCGGAAAACCCGATGGCACCGGAAAGGGCCAAGACCGCCTGGCGCGTTATCGGCGCACTGGTGCTGGCAACGGCACTGGTAACCGGCCTGGCACTGGCGGACGTGTTCACCATCAATCCGGTGGTGGTGGCCCAGTATGTGGCCGTGGCGTTCAGCCTGATGTTCTTCGTCTACTACGGCTTCATCTACTTCGGCGGCGGCCTCACCGCGGCGGAGAAGAAAAAACTGTGGGCACTGTTTTTCGTGTGCCTGGCCTCGGCCTGTTTCTGGTCCGGTTTCGAGCAGGCCGGCTCCTCGCTGAACCTGTTCGGTCGCGACTACACCGACCGTATCATCGGTTCTTTCCAGTTCCCGGCCTCCTGGTTCCAGAACGCCAACCCGTTGTTCATCATCCTGCTGTCGCCCTTCTTTGCAGCACTGTGGGTGAATCTGGGCAAGCGCATGGTCTCGCCGTCCTACAGCATGAAGTGCGCGATCGGCCTGATCATCATGGCCTCCGGCTTTATCGTGATGTTCTTCGCGGCCCAGTATGCGGCGTCCGGCCTCAAGGTTGCGCCCTACTGGCTGGTTGCCACCTACTTCCTGCACACCGTGGGCGAACTGTGCCTGAGCCCGGTGGCACTGAGTGCGATCAGCAAGCTGTCACCGCGCCGTTTTGCCGGCCAGATGATGGGTGTGTTTGTACTCACCTACTCCATCGGCAACATCATCTCCGGCCTGCTGGCGGGCAATTTCGACCCGAACAATATCGAGCAGCTGCCCAACCTGTACCTGCAGATCAGCCTGTTCAGCATCGGTATCGGTATCGTTATCGCGCTGCTCAGCCTGAAGTCCAAGATCTGGGAACAGGGCGGCGAAGCCACCTCCCCGGCACCGGAAGGCGAAGCGAAAACCGCCTGA
- the lpxL gene encoding LpxL/LpxP family Kdo(2)-lipid IV(A) lauroyl/palmitoleoyl acyltransferase — protein MEKPRFRAELLHPRYWFTWLLFALWFLVAQLPYRWQLGLGRTLGRLMLRLAPSRRTIAERNLALCFPELSDDERTQLLQRNFESNGIALMETGMAWFRSSRWLRKRLQVEGLEQLQAPQARGQGVVLMAMHFTTLEIGAAFMAMCHKVDGMYRPHKNPVYDYMQRKGRERHGEDSEVYQRKDVRGMLRALKNGRAVWYAPDQDYGIKQGVFAPLFGQPAATVTGTSRFARVGRALVVPYTVTRLPGDDGYRMKVYPPIEEIPSGDELQDAILVNEFVEARMRENPEQYMWVHRRFKTRPEGAPNVYEGVRKKKKKKRKKSLK, from the coding sequence ATGGAAAAACCCCGATTTCGCGCCGAGCTGCTTCACCCGCGCTACTGGTTCACCTGGCTGCTGTTCGCCCTCTGGTTCCTGGTGGCCCAGCTGCCGTATCGCTGGCAGCTGGGCCTGGGCCGCACGCTCGGCCGGCTGATGCTGCGGCTGGCGCCCAGCCGCCGCACGATCGCCGAGCGCAACCTGGCGCTGTGCTTTCCCGAGCTCAGTGACGACGAACGCACACAACTGCTGCAGCGCAACTTCGAATCCAACGGCATCGCGCTGATGGAGACCGGCATGGCCTGGTTTCGCTCCAGCCGCTGGCTGCGCAAGCGCTTACAGGTGGAGGGGCTGGAGCAGCTGCAGGCGCCCCAGGCCCGCGGCCAGGGGGTCGTGCTGATGGCGATGCACTTCACCACGCTGGAAATCGGCGCCGCCTTTATGGCCATGTGCCACAAGGTGGATGGCATGTATCGGCCGCACAAGAATCCGGTCTATGACTATATGCAGCGCAAGGGGCGCGAGCGTCACGGCGAGGATTCCGAGGTCTACCAGCGCAAGGATGTGCGCGGCATGCTGCGCGCACTGAAAAACGGCCGTGCGGTGTGGTATGCCCCGGACCAGGATTACGGCATCAAGCAGGGCGTGTTCGCGCCGCTGTTCGGCCAGCCCGCCGCCACAGTGACCGGCACCTCGCGTTTCGCCCGCGTCGGTCGCGCACTGGTGGTGCCCTATACGGTCACGCGGCTGCCCGGCGATGACGGCTACCGGATGAAAGTTTACCCGCCGATCGAGGAAATCCCTTCCGGCGACGAACTGCAGGACGCGATTCTGGTCAATGAGTTTGTCGAAGCGCGGATGCGGGAAAACCCCGAGCAGTACATGTGGGTGCACCGCCGCTTCAAGACGCGCCCCGAGGGGGCGCCCAACGTCTACGAGGGTGTGCGCAAAAAGAAGAAAAAGAAGCGCAAGAAATCGCTCAAATAA
- a CDS encoding universal stress protein, whose protein sequence is MSDNKSNNKQVNGHSGRTEPVVLSCIDGSRYTSAVCDYASWIANVTGAPLKLLHNIERNNVPAVADLTGSIGLGSQEELLEELTSLEQQRARLMVQQGKLMLQAARERAEMAGVPSVETCQRHDSLSESVIELEDAIRVLVLGIRGEEHGDSEAGLGTQLETVVRALHKPILVVNRDFEAPRNVMLAFDGSEAARKALAMVRSSPLFREVSCHLVFVGEADKAESLLAGASTQLEEAGIDVTANHLTGKTVDALIDYQREHAIDLTVMGAFSHNRLRDLLMGSLTAKMLLNTRQPLLLLR, encoded by the coding sequence ATGAGCGACAATAAAAGCAACAATAAACAGGTTAACGGACACAGCGGGCGCACCGAGCCGGTGGTGCTGTCGTGTATCGATGGCTCCCGCTATACCAGTGCGGTGTGCGACTACGCCTCCTGGATCGCCAATGTCACTGGCGCGCCGCTGAAACTGCTGCACAATATCGAGCGTAACAACGTGCCGGCGGTGGCGGATCTGACCGGCAGTATCGGTCTCGGCAGCCAGGAAGAATTACTTGAAGAGCTGACCAGCCTGGAGCAGCAGCGCGCGCGCCTGATGGTGCAACAGGGCAAGCTGATGCTGCAGGCGGCGCGTGAGCGCGCCGAAATGGCCGGTGTTCCCAGCGTGGAAACCTGCCAGCGCCACGACAGCCTGAGTGAATCCGTGATTGAGCTGGAAGACGCGATTCGCGTGCTGGTGCTGGGTATTCGCGGCGAGGAGCACGGCGATTCCGAGGCCGGGCTGGGCACCCAGCTGGAGACCGTCGTGCGCGCTCTGCACAAGCCGATCCTGGTGGTAAACCGGGATTTCGAGGCGCCGCGTAACGTGATGCTCGCCTTCGACGGCAGCGAGGCCGCGCGCAAGGCGCTGGCGATGGTGCGTTCCAGCCCGCTGTTCCGCGAGGTCTCCTGCCACCTGGTGTTTGTCGGCGAGGCGGACAAAGCCGAGTCCCTGCTGGCCGGTGCCAGTACCCAGCTGGAAGAGGCCGGTATCGATGTGACCGCCAACCACTTGACCGGCAAGACCGTGGACGCGCTGATCGATTACCAGCGCGAACACGCCATCGACCTGACGGTCATGGGCGCCTTCAGCCACAATCGCCTGCGCGACCTGCTGATGGGCAGTCTTACCGCCAAGATGCTGCTCAATACCCGCCAGCCACTGTTGCTGTTGCGCTGA
- a CDS encoding hotdog domain-containing protein, translating to MKYYSRHFVKPGDLNPAQRLFGGQLLAWIDEEAAIFAGCQMGTPMVVTKLMSEIDFVSSAFCGDVVEFGFEVVAIGRTSLTVRCEARNKQTRELIIQVEQIVFVALDAEGKPTPHRRAGMSLEEARQASERERDLREQRLAS from the coding sequence ATGAAATACTATTCCCGTCACTTCGTAAAACCCGGCGACCTGAATCCGGCCCAGCGGCTGTTCGGCGGCCAGCTGCTCGCGTGGATCGATGAAGAGGCAGCCATCTTTGCCGGCTGCCAGATGGGCACCCCGATGGTGGTGACCAAGCTGATGTCGGAAATCGATTTTGTCAGCTCCGCCTTCTGCGGCGACGTAGTGGAATTCGGCTTCGAGGTGGTGGCAATCGGCCGCACGTCGTTGACGGTGCGCTGCGAGGCGCGCAACAAACAGACCCGCGAATTGATCATCCAGGTGGAACAGATTGTGTTTGTCGCCTTGGACGCGGAGGGCAAGCCCACCCCGCACAGGAGAGCGGGCATGTCACTGGAAGAGGCGCGCCAGGCCAGCGAGCGCGAGCGCGATCTGCGCGAGCAGCGGCTGGCCAGTTAA
- the fabV gene encoding enoyl-ACP reductase FabV, whose product MIIQPKVRGFICTNAHPQGCAANVHEQIDYIKSQPAIDNGPKNVLVVGASTGYGLASRITAAFGCGANTLGVFFEKPPTDKRTASAGYYNAAAFEDEAHKAGLYAKSINGDAFSDEVKAQAIDMIKADMGKVDLVIYSLASPRRKDPKTGELHSSVLKPINKSYTARNLNTDKLEIADITLEPANQEEIDATVKVMGGEDWELWMDALAKAGVLADDCKTVAYTYIGEKLTWPIYGHATIGKAKEDLDRAAKAITDSGASSANVAVLKALVTQSSSAIPVMPLYISLVYKVMKEEGTHEGCIEQLYRLYTEGLYTGSPRLDDSNRFRMDEKELRPETQAKIEKLWPEVTEENLFELTDYKGYQADFLKLFGFGVDGVDYEADVSPVVEADFK is encoded by the coding sequence ATGATTATCCAGCCGAAAGTACGCGGTTTTATCTGCACCAATGCCCACCCGCAGGGCTGCGCCGCCAATGTGCACGAGCAGATCGACTACATCAAATCCCAGCCGGCCATCGACAATGGCCCCAAGAACGTACTGGTGGTGGGGGCCTCTACCGGCTATGGCCTGGCGTCGCGTATCACCGCTGCGTTTGGCTGTGGCGCCAACACCCTGGGGGTGTTCTTCGAGAAACCGCCGACCGACAAGCGCACCGCCTCCGCCGGTTACTACAACGCCGCCGCTTTTGAAGATGAGGCCCACAAAGCCGGACTCTACGCCAAGAGCATCAACGGCGATGCCTTCTCCGACGAGGTGAAGGCCCAGGCCATCGACATGATCAAGGCGGATATGGGCAAGGTGGATCTGGTGATCTACAGCCTCGCCTCGCCGCGCCGCAAGGACCCCAAGACCGGCGAGCTGCACAGCTCGGTGCTGAAGCCGATCAACAAGTCCTACACCGCCCGCAACCTCAATACCGACAAGCTGGAGATCGCCGATATCACCCTGGAGCCCGCCAACCAGGAAGAGATCGATGCGACCGTCAAAGTCATGGGTGGTGAAGACTGGGAGCTGTGGATGGACGCACTCGCCAAAGCCGGCGTGCTGGCGGACGACTGCAAGACCGTCGCCTATACCTATATCGGCGAAAAGCTCACCTGGCCGATCTACGGCCACGCCACCATCGGCAAGGCCAAGGAAGACCTGGACCGCGCGGCCAAGGCGATCACCGACAGCGGTGCGTCGAGCGCCAATGTCGCAGTACTGAAGGCTCTGGTCACCCAGTCCAGCTCCGCGATCCCGGTGATGCCGCTGTATATCTCCCTGGTCTACAAGGTGATGAAGGAAGAGGGCACCCACGAGGGCTGTATCGAGCAGCTGTACCGCCTCTACACCGAGGGCCTGTATACCGGCAGCCCGCGCCTGGACGACAGCAACCGTTTCCGCATGGACGAAAAGGAACTGCGCCCGGAAACCCAGGCCAAGATCGAAAAACTGTGGCCGGAAGTGACCGAGGAAAACCTGTTCGAGCTGACCGACTACAAGGGCTATCAGGCAGACTTCCTCAAGCTGTTCGGTTTCGGTGTCGACGGTGTCGACTATGAGGCTGACGTCAGCCCGGTAGTCGAGGCGGACTTCAAATAA
- a CDS encoding NADP(H)-dependent aldo-keto reductase, with amino-acid sequence MEYRQLGTTDLKVSLICLGTMTWGEQNTEADAFAQLDYALEQGVNFIDCAEMYPVPPRPETQGRTEEYVGNWLAARGTRDRVVLATKVTGRGEANSGVGHIRGGPRLDRAQILQACDDSLQRLRTDHIDLYQVHWPERQANFFGRLGYQHGDDDGIAIAETLDALSELVKAGKVRHIGLSNETPWGMHRYLRLAAHGNRPRIASIQNPYNLLNRTFEVGGAEMAIREHCGLLAYSPLAFGVLSGKYLGGNKPAGARLTLFERFQRYTGERAAQATEAYVALAREFGLDPAQMALAFINRQPFVTANIIGATTMAQLRSNIASADIELSDDQLAAIESVHAANPNPAP; translated from the coding sequence ATGGAATACCGCCAACTCGGCACCACCGACCTGAAAGTCAGCCTGATCTGCCTGGGCACTATGACCTGGGGCGAGCAGAACACCGAGGCCGACGCCTTCGCGCAGCTGGACTACGCGCTGGAACAGGGCGTCAACTTTATCGACTGCGCGGAAATGTACCCGGTACCGCCACGCCCCGAGACACAGGGGCGCACCGAGGAATACGTGGGCAACTGGCTGGCCGCCCGCGGCACCCGCGATCGGGTGGTGCTGGCTACCAAGGTGACCGGCCGCGGCGAGGCGAATTCCGGTGTCGGCCATATTCGCGGCGGCCCGCGTCTCGATCGCGCACAGATTCTGCAAGCCTGCGACGACTCCCTGCAGCGCCTGCGCACCGACCATATCGACCTGTATCAGGTGCACTGGCCCGAGCGCCAGGCCAATTTTTTCGGTCGCCTCGGCTACCAGCACGGCGATGACGACGGCATCGCCATTGCCGAAACCCTGGACGCACTTTCAGAACTGGTCAAAGCCGGCAAGGTGCGCCATATCGGCCTGTCCAACGAAACCCCCTGGGGCATGCACCGCTACCTGCGCCTGGCCGCGCACGGCAACCGGCCGCGCATCGCCTCGATCCAGAACCCCTACAACCTGCTGAACCGCACTTTCGAGGTGGGCGGCGCGGAGATGGCGATCCGCGAACACTGCGGCCTGCTGGCCTACTCGCCGCTGGCCTTCGGCGTGCTGTCCGGCAAGTACCTGGGCGGCAACAAGCCGGCCGGCGCGCGCCTGACCCTGTTCGAGCGCTTCCAGCGCTACACCGGCGAACGCGCCGCGCAGGCCACCGAAGCCTACGTAGCGCTGGCGCGGGAGTTCGGCCTGGACCCGGCGCAGATGGCACTGGCATTCATCAACCGGCAACCGTTCGTGACCGCGAATATCATCGGCGCCACCACCATGGCGCAGTTGCGCAGCAATATCGCCAGTGCCGACATCGAGCTCAGCGATGACCAGCTGGCCGCAATCGAGTCAGTGCACGCGGCCAACCCCAATCCGGCGCCCTGA
- the dapA gene encoding 4-hydroxy-tetrahydrodipicolinate synthase: MFSGSMVALATPMYADGSLDWDSLHNLVEWHIEQGTRALVAVGTTGESATLDVNEHVEVIRRVVDQVAGRIPVIAGTGANSTTEAIELTENAAKCGADACLLVTPYYNKPTQEGLFQHFKAVAKAVAIPQILYNVPGRTAVDMLPDTVERLAPIGNIVGIKEATGDLQRARELVERLPRDFAIYSGDDATSLELMLLGGRGSISVTANVAPAAVAQMCDAALNGDAETARAIDQRIQILHKVLFVESNPIPVKWALREMGRIDSGIRLPLTPLSSCHHATVREALRSAGVL; encoded by the coding sequence ATGTTTTCCGGCAGTATGGTGGCCCTGGCCACCCCAATGTATGCAGACGGCAGCCTTGACTGGGACAGTCTGCACAACCTGGTGGAGTGGCACATCGAGCAGGGCACCCGCGCCCTGGTGGCTGTCGGCACGACCGGCGAATCCGCCACTCTCGATGTCAACGAGCACGTCGAGGTCATCCGCCGTGTGGTCGACCAGGTGGCCGGGCGCATTCCGGTGATTGCCGGTACCGGAGCCAATTCCACCACCGAAGCGATCGAACTGACCGAGAACGCCGCCAAGTGCGGTGCCGACGCCTGCCTGCTGGTGACTCCCTACTACAACAAACCCACCCAGGAAGGGCTGTTTCAGCACTTCAAGGCTGTCGCCAAGGCCGTCGCTATCCCCCAGATTCTCTACAATGTGCCCGGACGCACCGCCGTGGACATGCTGCCGGACACCGTGGAGCGGCTGGCGCCGATCGGCAATATCGTCGGCATCAAGGAGGCTACCGGCGACCTGCAGCGCGCCCGCGAACTGGTGGAGCGTTTGCCCCGCGATTTTGCCATCTACTCCGGTGATGACGCCACGTCGCTGGAGCTGATGTTGCTGGGTGGCCGCGGTAGTATCAGTGTGACTGCCAACGTGGCGCCGGCGGCGGTAGCGCAGATGTGCGACGCCGCCCTGAACGGCGACGCCGAAACCGCCCGCGCCATCGACCAGCGTATCCAGATATTGCACAAAGTGCTGTTTGTGGAGTCCAACCCGATACCGGTGAAATGGGCGCTGCGGGAAATGGGGCGTATCGACAGTGGCATCCGCCTGCCGTTGACCCCACTCTCCAGCTGCCACCACGCCACAGTGCGAGAGGCGCTGCGCAGCGCCGGCGTGCTTTAA
- the bamC gene encoding outer membrane protein assembly factor BamC, protein MTKLTAGAALCIASVALAGCGIFGKDGYFRDRGDDYQMADSLPPLQMPAGVSEKPQEELYEVPQINNGDTPSGEFEVPRPQALSVNAGMDRVKIQKLGNRRWVLVSQPPDEVWPQLHYFLRTSGLKLASSDASAGVLETAWLTFKQSPDTKDKYRLTVEAGVQPDTTEIHVRQLSVPANRPVKEPVQWPAQSTSPEREGWMIDEMSSALAAESGGAAASLVAQSIGGGSVKVQVQEPAGKEPFMSLDLSMDRAWATVAHALNVGAYRLHQEDQDIGLFYVTYDEDRELPEDEKGGWFSWGKKDKGEDELAAKADKVTLQQLLGNIEPGSEAKPALFEGMTGLGGATGQDLPGYLVIVRGDDEHIQVRIRDTHGQPLARNKASKLLMAIRQNLI, encoded by the coding sequence ATGACAAAATTGACTGCTGGAGCGGCGCTGTGTATCGCCAGTGTCGCGCTCGCCGGCTGCGGGATATTCGGCAAAGACGGCTATTTCCGCGATCGCGGTGACGACTACCAGATGGCCGACAGCCTGCCGCCGCTGCAGATGCCCGCGGGTGTCAGCGAAAAGCCCCAGGAAGAGCTGTACGAGGTCCCCCAGATCAACAACGGCGACACGCCGTCCGGCGAGTTCGAGGTGCCGCGGCCGCAGGCGCTGTCGGTCAATGCAGGCATGGACCGGGTGAAAATCCAGAAGCTGGGTAATCGCCGCTGGGTTCTGGTATCGCAGCCGCCGGATGAAGTCTGGCCGCAGTTGCATTACTTCCTGCGCACTTCCGGCCTGAAGCTGGCCTCCTCTGACGCCTCCGCCGGTGTGCTGGAGACCGCTTGGCTGACGTTCAAGCAGAGCCCGGACACCAAGGACAAGTACCGCCTGACCGTGGAAGCCGGGGTACAGCCGGACACCACCGAAATCCACGTGCGCCAGCTGTCGGTGCCCGCCAACCGTCCGGTCAAGGAACCGGTCCAGTGGCCGGCGCAGTCCACCAGCCCCGAACGCGAGGGCTGGATGATTGACGAGATGTCCTCGGCGCTGGCGGCCGAATCCGGTGGTGCCGCGGCGTCTCTGGTGGCGCAGTCCATCGGCGGTGGCTCGGTCAAGGTGCAGGTGCAGGAGCCGGCCGGCAAGGAACCGTTCATGTCCCTGGACCTGTCTATGGACCGCGCCTGGGCCACGGTGGCGCACGCCCTCAATGTGGGCGCCTACCGGCTGCACCAGGAAGACCAGGATATCGGTCTGTTCTACGTCACTTACGACGAGGACCGCGAGCTGCCGGAAGACGAGAAAGGTGGCTGGTTCTCCTGGGGTAAAAAGGACAAGGGCGAGGATGAGCTGGCGGCGAAAGCCGACAAGGTCACCCTGCAGCAGCTGCTCGGCAATATCGAGCCGGGCAGCGAAGCCAAGCCGGCCCTGTTCGAGGGCATGACTGGCCTCGGCGGTGCAACGGGGCAGGATCTGCCCGGTTACCTGGTGATAGTGCGCGGTGACGACGAGCACATCCAGGTGCGCATCCGCGACACCCACGGCCAGCCGCTGGCGCGCAACAAGGCTTCCAAGCTGCTGATGGCGATTCGCCAGAACCTGATTTAA